A single region of the Candidatus Hydrogenedentota bacterium genome encodes:
- a CDS encoding VCBS repeat-containing protein — protein sequence MLHLALVLSVGAITAASDDSPLKFERQRIGDVTYEACCIADINNDGKKDIVSGEYWFEGPDFTASHKICTIRRELDYYDDFSDYPMDVNGDGYVDIVTGGWFGETLSWRENPKGQPVEWTTHEIAKCGNIERPMFYDIDGDGDVEVIPNLPGTKYISIFKLVRDSQGKGTGQFKETKIYENSAGHGMGFGDINGDKHVDIVLPWGWLEAPADTYTGTWIEHRDTFNLGGASCPILTYDVNKDGKNDIIVGQGHDYGLHWYEQKADGTWEKHDIDTERSQYHDMMLVDVNNDGVDDVVTGKRYRAHQEHDPGSLDPVGVYYFTVDGGKFTRNTVDYGPADQHSGVGIFCWVEDIDGNGWKDILAPGKEGMYLFKNMGK from the coding sequence ATGTTGCATCTTGCATTGGTTCTGTCGGTCGGCGCGATCACCGCTGCATCCGACGATTCACCGCTCAAGTTTGAACGTCAACGTATTGGCGACGTCACCTACGAAGCCTGCTGCATCGCCGATATCAACAACGACGGTAAGAAGGACATCGTGTCCGGCGAATACTGGTTCGAGGGACCGGATTTCACCGCGTCTCACAAGATCTGCACCATTCGCCGGGAATTGGATTATTACGACGATTTCAGCGATTACCCCATGGATGTCAATGGGGACGGATACGTCGATATCGTGACGGGCGGCTGGTTCGGTGAAACGCTGTCCTGGCGCGAGAATCCCAAAGGCCAGCCAGTCGAATGGACGACCCATGAGATTGCCAAGTGCGGCAACATCGAGCGGCCCATGTTCTACGACATCGACGGAGATGGCGACGTCGAAGTCATTCCCAATCTGCCGGGCACGAAGTACATCTCCATCTTCAAACTGGTGCGCGACTCCCAAGGCAAAGGCACCGGCCAATTCAAAGAGACAAAGATCTACGAGAACAGCGCCGGACACGGCATGGGGTTCGGCGATATCAACGGCGACAAGCACGTCGATATCGTATTGCCCTGGGGCTGGCTCGAAGCCCCGGCTGACACCTACACGGGCACATGGATCGAGCACCGCGATACGTTCAATCTGGGCGGCGCCAGTTGCCCGATCCTGACTTATGACGTCAACAAAGACGGCAAGAATGACATCATCGTAGGTCAGGGGCACGATTACGGTCTGCATTGGTACGAGCAAAAGGCCGATGGTACGTGGGAGAAGCACGATATCGACACTGAGCGTTCGCAGTACCACGACATGATGCTCGTGGACGTGAACAACGACGGCGTTGACGATGTCGTAACCGGTAAGCGCTACCGCGCTCATCAGGAGCACGATCCCGGCTCTCTCGATCCGGTGGGTGTCTATTACTTCACCGTCGACGGCGGCAAGTTCACGCGCAACACCGTCGACTATGGCCCTGCCGATCAGCACAGCGGCGTCGGCATCTTCTGCTGGGTGGAAGATATCGACGGCAATGGCTGGAAAGATATCCTTGCCCCAGGAAAAGAAGGTATGTACTTGTTCAAGAATATGGGCAAGTAA
- a CDS encoding NAD-dependent epimerase/dehydratase family protein: protein MRVLVIGGTGLISTAIVDRLLEKGHDPVLFNRGVTPARYSRSVETIVGDRSDHGAFAESMAKDRFDAIIDMITYDADRARNAVEVFGDRTDHYVFCSTVCVYGGPLTRIPADEDEPHRPVSDYGRGKRDAEAVFREAHQAGKFPVTMFRPSHCYGPGAPLLDIWGYNPSLVTRIREGRAILVPGDGYGLWQPGYIGDMAKGFVGALGRAETFGNAYNLVGDEIMDWRVFHERMARAIGCEAVIVPMTTQQICAGAPADETVMLREIFQYHAAYRNDRTKRDIPDFRDLLPWEEGVRRTVAWMDKANVHAPADKQPWIDELADAARDFEQSLF, encoded by the coding sequence ATGCGTGTATTGGTCATCGGCGGCACGGGGCTCATCAGCACGGCAATTGTGGATCGGCTTCTGGAGAAGGGGCACGACCCGGTACTGTTCAACCGGGGAGTCACGCCGGCGCGCTATAGCCGTTCGGTTGAGACGATCGTCGGTGATCGTTCCGATCACGGGGCGTTTGCGGAATCCATGGCCAAGGATCGCTTCGATGCGATTATCGACATGATCACGTACGACGCGGATCGCGCCCGTAATGCGGTGGAGGTCTTTGGAGACAGAACGGACCACTACGTGTTTTGCAGCACGGTGTGCGTGTACGGAGGTCCTCTGACGCGAATTCCCGCCGATGAAGACGAGCCGCACCGTCCGGTGAGCGACTACGGTAGGGGCAAGCGGGACGCCGAGGCCGTATTCCGGGAAGCTCACCAGGCAGGGAAGTTCCCGGTAACGATGTTCCGGCCTTCTCACTGTTATGGACCCGGGGCGCCGCTATTGGATATCTGGGGATACAATCCAAGTCTTGTTACACGCATTCGCGAGGGAAGAGCCATCCTGGTACCCGGCGACGGTTACGGTTTGTGGCAGCCGGGGTACATCGGCGACATGGCCAAGGGCTTTGTGGGTGCGTTGGGACGTGCCGAGACGTTTGGCAACGCCTACAATCTGGTGGGCGATGAAATTATGGATTGGCGCGTGTTTCACGAGCGAATGGCTCGCGCCATCGGATGCGAGGCCGTCATCGTTCCCATGACCACGCAGCAGATCTGCGCCGGCGCTCCCGCGGACGAAACGGTCATGTTGCGTGAGATCTTCCAGTATCACGCCGCCTATCGAAACGACCGAACCAAGCGCGACATCCCCGATTTCCGGGACCTGCTGCCGTGGGAAGAGGGGGTTCGCCGTACGGTCGCGTGGATGGACAAGGCCAACGTTCATGCGCCCGCAGACAAGCAGCCGTGGATTGACGAACTGGCCGATGCGGCGAGGGACTTCGAGCAGTCGTTGTTCTGA
- a CDS encoding MBL fold metallo-hydrolase, with protein sequence MIVRRFLLDVNEANAFIVACEETRDALLVDAGDFSPAVAEFVSAHSLNLSQVFITHDHYDHVDGLAPVVARYGARVFAGRSAVGGCDATKVSQGATVRVGNLVGNVCETPGHTPDGLSLVFPGHAFTGDALFAGSVGGTSSSENAKRQLDAIRKHIFTLPPDTMIHTGHGPSSTVAIESRFNPFFV encoded by the coding sequence ATGATTGTGCGCCGATTCCTCCTCGACGTGAACGAAGCGAATGCGTTCATCGTCGCGTGTGAAGAGACTCGCGATGCGTTGCTGGTCGACGCGGGAGATTTTTCCCCCGCTGTAGCGGAGTTCGTCTCGGCCCATTCCCTGAATCTATCGCAAGTCTTCATCACCCACGATCATTACGATCACGTTGACGGTCTCGCTCCCGTCGTGGCTCGTTACGGCGCCCGCGTCTTTGCCGGGAGATCGGCTGTTGGCGGGTGCGACGCTACCAAAGTGTCGCAAGGCGCAACCGTGCGCGTCGGGAACCTGGTGGGCAACGTCTGTGAGACCCCCGGTCATACGCCGGATGGCCTGAGCCTCGTGTTTCCAGGTCATGCGTTCACCGGCGACGCACTGTTTGCCGGATCCGTGGGAGGGACGTCTTCGTCCGAAAACGCCAAGCGCCAACTCGATGCTATCAGGAAGCACATCTTCACCTTGCCTCCCGATACCATGATTCATACCGGACACGGTCCGTCGAGTACCGTCGCGATTGAAAGCAGGTTCAATCCGTTCTTCGTCTGA
- a CDS encoding pentapeptide repeat-containing protein: MDKVQLAVEIRAGKHAGAVLSSVDLSGCDLGGSNLAGARLSGANLAGANLRGANLRETFFDGADLRGADLSEADLEFAVLGAADISEADLTNANIQRANLVGTKGHNARFDGALLYYSRPGNADFQGASFKRADIRRAIFRRANLAGASFEGAEGQANFENANLEGVRR; encoded by the coding sequence ATGGATAAAGTTCAGTTAGCCGTGGAAATCCGCGCCGGAAAACACGCCGGAGCAGTGCTCTCCAGTGTGGATCTGAGCGGTTGCGATCTCGGGGGCTCCAATCTTGCCGGAGCCCGGCTTTCCGGCGCCAATCTTGCCGGTGCGAATCTTCGTGGCGCGAACTTGAGGGAGACGTTCTTCGATGGCGCCGATCTGCGCGGAGCGGACCTGTCCGAGGCTGACCTCGAATTTGCGGTCTTAGGTGCGGCGGACATTTCCGAAGCCGACCTCACCAATGCCAACATACAGCGCGCGAACTTGGTCGGAACGAAGGGCCATAACGCGCGGTTTGACGGGGCGCTCCTCTATTATTCGCGGCCAGGTAACGCGGACTTTCAGGGCGCTTCGTTCAAGCGCGCCGATATCCGTCGCGCCATCTTTCGCCGCGCCAATCTCGCGGGGGCCTCGTTTGAAGGTGCTGAAGGTCAAGCCAATTTCGAAAACGCCAATCTGGAGGGGGTCCGGAGATGA
- the folD gene encoding bifunctional methylenetetrahydrofolate dehydrogenase/methenyltetrahydrofolate cyclohydrolase FolD, whose protein sequence is MAKTARIIDGNKVAAEIRAEIKEEVAQLAKKGIRPGLAVVLVGDDPAMQSYVRNKQRGSEETGIAFFPHFLPSAVTERKLLGLIEKLNVDPRVTGIIVQSPLPKHIDEGKVVNAISPDKDADGFHPVNVGKMLIGEPGYLPCTPHGCQVLLERYGYDPAGKHVVIVGRSNIVGKPLAAILMQKAKWANATVTVCHSRTRNLTSYTRQADILVAALGSPEFVKARMVKPGAVVLDVGISRVEDATKKSGYRLAGDVHFASVSKVAKAITPVPGGVGPMTVAMLLRNTVDAAIRLKKK, encoded by the coding sequence ATGGCCAAGACAGCACGCATCATTGACGGGAACAAAGTAGCTGCCGAGATTCGGGCGGAAATCAAGGAGGAAGTGGCGCAACTCGCGAAGAAAGGAATTCGCCCGGGCCTGGCCGTCGTGCTTGTTGGAGACGACCCGGCGATGCAGTCGTATGTGCGCAACAAGCAGCGCGGATCCGAGGAAACCGGTATCGCCTTCTTCCCGCATTTCCTGCCATCGGCCGTCACGGAACGCAAACTGCTGGGCTTGATCGAGAAACTGAACGTCGATCCGCGAGTAACCGGCATCATCGTGCAGAGCCCGCTACCCAAGCACATTGACGAAGGCAAGGTCGTTAACGCGATTTCGCCGGACAAGGATGCGGACGGTTTTCATCCGGTTAATGTTGGGAAGATGCTCATTGGTGAGCCTGGGTATCTGCCATGCACGCCGCACGGTTGCCAAGTGCTGCTCGAACGGTATGGCTATGACCCGGCCGGAAAGCATGTCGTTATCGTCGGGCGCTCGAATATCGTAGGGAAACCGCTTGCGGCCATTTTGATGCAGAAGGCCAAATGGGCGAACGCCACGGTAACGGTGTGCCATTCGCGGACTCGGAATCTCACTTCGTACACAAGACAGGCGGACATCCTCGTGGCGGCATTGGGGAGCCCGGAGTTTGTCAAGGCGCGCATGGTCAAGCCGGGTGCAGTCGTGTTGGATGTCGGCATATCTCGCGTGGAAGACGCGACCAAGAAATCTGGCTATCGGCTCGCGGGGGACGTGCATTTCGCATCGGTGAGCAAGGTTGCCAAGGCCATCACGCCAGTCCCGGGCGGTGTGGGTCCGATGACCGTAGCCATGCTGCTTCGGAATACGGTGGACGCGGCTATACGGCTTAAGAAGAAATAG
- the rimO gene encoding 30S ribosomal protein S12 methylthiotransferase RimO yields the protein MSMRVGLITLGCDKNTVDNEYLAGQLESAGCDVVAVGDDNASGLDAVIITTCGFIGDAKQQSVDTIVEWTERKAETDGPKRVYVAGCLAQRYADELMKEIPEIDGIVGVGQFQRLTHMILETGSPKVGVEHVPSVAIYPFMQRRRLDTKPYTFLKISDGCNHACTFCSIPLMKGKHRSVQPQILQEEVRSLVSQGVREFNLVAQDLADYGRDLGKDYRLPELLRDLCAVDGDFWLRCLYVYPGGVTDAFLDVMTSEKKIVPYLDMPLQHLDPSTLKRMKRPYREANTAELVRRLRDAVPGLALRTTMIVGFPGESDIAHRHMLDDLAALRFNWLGSFQYSLEDDTPAGQAEDQIEDRIKEQRWRAVMELQAEITESYNRARVGTRTRILIEDYDEGEGCYVGRSATEAPEVDGCVYVQSEAPLAVGQFVAVEIVDSDVYDVTGRVTQSVTAISS from the coding sequence ATGAGCATGCGCGTTGGATTGATTACCCTCGGTTGCGACAAAAACACCGTCGACAACGAATATCTCGCGGGACAACTCGAGTCTGCGGGATGCGATGTGGTCGCCGTTGGTGACGACAACGCGTCCGGCTTGGATGCCGTGATCATCACGACGTGCGGGTTTATCGGCGATGCCAAGCAACAGTCCGTCGATACGATCGTCGAATGGACAGAACGCAAAGCCGAAACTGACGGACCCAAACGAGTGTACGTAGCCGGATGCCTGGCACAACGCTATGCCGACGAACTGATGAAGGAAATCCCGGAGATTGATGGCATCGTGGGTGTCGGCCAATTCCAGCGGTTGACACATATGATTCTCGAAACCGGGTCGCCGAAAGTTGGCGTCGAACACGTGCCCTCGGTGGCCATCTACCCCTTCATGCAGCGTCGTCGGCTCGATACAAAGCCATACACCTTCCTCAAGATTTCCGACGGCTGCAACCACGCATGCACCTTCTGTTCGATTCCGCTCATGAAGGGAAAGCACCGGTCCGTCCAGCCGCAGATTCTCCAGGAAGAGGTTCGCTCGCTCGTTTCCCAAGGCGTGCGCGAGTTCAATCTCGTCGCGCAAGATTTGGCAGACTATGGACGCGATCTCGGCAAGGACTATCGCCTCCCCGAATTGCTCCGAGACCTATGCGCCGTCGACGGCGACTTCTGGCTGCGGTGCCTCTACGTCTACCCGGGCGGCGTGACCGACGCGTTCCTGGACGTGATGACTTCCGAAAAGAAGATTGTCCCCTACCTGGACATGCCGCTGCAGCATCTTGATCCAAGCACACTTAAACGGATGAAGCGCCCATACCGCGAGGCCAACACAGCGGAACTTGTGCGCCGCCTGCGCGACGCTGTTCCCGGGCTTGCATTGCGCACTACGATGATTGTCGGTTTCCCGGGAGAGTCAGATATCGCCCACCGGCACATGCTCGACGACTTGGCTGCATTACGCTTCAACTGGCTGGGATCGTTTCAGTATTCGTTGGAAGACGATACGCCGGCCGGGCAGGCCGAAGACCAAATCGAAGACCGCATCAAAGAACAACGATGGCGCGCCGTGATGGAGCTTCAAGCCGAGATTACCGAATCGTATAACCGCGCTCGTGTCGGAACCCGCACGCGTATCCTCATCGAAGACTACGACGAAGGTGAAGGCTGTTACGTCGGGCGCTCCGCAACCGAAGCCCCCGAAGTTGACGGCTGTGTCTACGTGCAAAGTGAAGCGCCGCTCGCCGTCGGACAGTTTGTGGCCGTCGAAATAGTCGATTCGGATGTCTACGACGTGACGGGCCGCGTGACCCAAAGCGTCACGGCTATTTCTTCTTAA
- a CDS encoding phosphotransferase gives MTTKLDSLDIIAQVIRDHYDLGRVDRPQPLEGAHQRRHQKLLVNTAVGQFLAKTYKRDPYVLDALRFQHRLSEHLLKNGIPVARVQPTNKGVRIVELNTWALELQQFVEGEPMQVSSDTLAISAQALGRFHECCRDFPRPERDAQMWRFSEVPRAAFAKLYDMAKMEGGNQDLLNEQCNRIALFLRDAGEALSLEKRSRFETGLIHGDWHSGNLIYKNDRLVAVVDLEFAGDGCYLEDLSYAISNLCIRTTMKPDRLAKRTDILLDQYQRFRTLSFYEEAALYYAVGVKHIATVSYQIQAQGNIVAGFSAAAWMDRLALQCGWLAERAHKVRWGK, from the coding sequence GTGACTACCAAGCTCGACTCGCTGGACATCATCGCGCAGGTAATACGCGATCACTACGACTTGGGACGCGTTGACCGGCCCCAACCGCTGGAAGGCGCGCACCAACGCCGGCACCAAAAGCTGTTGGTGAATACCGCGGTCGGGCAGTTCCTGGCCAAGACGTATAAACGGGATCCCTATGTGCTCGACGCGTTGCGCTTCCAGCACCGGCTCTCGGAGCATCTGCTGAAAAACGGCATTCCCGTCGCCCGTGTGCAGCCCACGAACAAAGGGGTGCGTATCGTTGAGTTGAATACATGGGCGCTGGAACTGCAGCAATTCGTCGAAGGCGAACCGATGCAGGTGTCCAGCGACACGCTCGCGATTTCGGCCCAGGCCCTAGGGCGTTTCCATGAATGCTGCCGTGATTTCCCGCGTCCCGAGCGCGACGCGCAGATGTGGCGTTTCAGCGAAGTGCCTCGCGCGGCGTTCGCAAAGTTGTACGACATGGCAAAGATGGAAGGCGGCAATCAAGATCTCTTGAATGAGCAATGCAATCGAATTGCCCTCTTCCTTCGCGATGCGGGTGAAGCGCTCAGCCTTGAAAAGCGAAGCCGGTTTGAAACGGGCCTCATTCACGGCGATTGGCACAGCGGCAATCTCATCTACAAGAACGACCGGTTGGTGGCCGTGGTCGATCTGGAGTTCGCCGGCGACGGGTGCTACCTTGAGGACTTGTCTTATGCCATCTCCAACCTATGCATCCGCACAACCATGAAGCCCGACCGTCTGGCCAAGCGCACGGACATCTTGTTGGATCAATATCAACGATTCCGTACACTATCCTTTTACGAAGAGGCTGCCCTGTACTACGCCGTGGGCGTAAAACACATTGCGACCGTTTCCTACCAGATTCAGGCCCAAGGAAACATCGTCGCGGGGTTCTCAGCCGCCGCATGGATGGATCGCCTGGCGCTCCAATGCGGCTGGCTCGCGGAACGCGCCCACAAAGTCCGTTGGGGCAAATAG
- a CDS encoding penicillin acylase family protein — MRLKVSLGLCAFLVVLGWQGCGKPSSETPPPSQPSAPVAPPAAEPVPAPAPEAPKPSAKTVTIYRDTWGVPHIYADSDEAAAYGLGYAQAEDRLADMYANIRIACGSAAKYFGKDAKMGDQAMQLVDNAGICQNYWDDAPSELTALGESFMAGVKAYIAENPAPAPDWAIELEGWQCAAVGRAMILRWPIGNVFGDLEHKKKRTGASNEWSVSPSRSADGSAILLTDPHVSWEGLSVFYEARVHGAKLHMNGFFLVGSPIMAFGHTESVGWAPTTGGPDTGDVYEIKVDLSNMASPKYELNGEWHPAKLRMLNIEVKGEAAIQQPTTDTELGPVMDLDAEAGIAYVAASPYFKETGVFEQSYKMCLAKNCDEFYEAAGMLQLMDQNLMFADREGNIQYVRNGRTPIRPSGFDWNAPVPASEASMWKGIHPIADLVQIKNPTQGYMQNCNISPANMMKGSTMTPEKYPDYIYNVTWDTQNRRSERITALLDSDDSVTKDEAMEYALNVYDVLAKPWQAALKTASEKAGWTRMSDQSFADAVKAILDWDGQFEPDRTATVLYKTWRMKCNNKIDTAAIADGKPLSGTDQETMLAILAESINEVQNAYGSVLVPWGDVYRIGRGGKFYPAPGADFGGSTSGSNMTETLFDVRSSADKDNPGKFIADDGSCATMLMFMHKDGIESYTVIPWGQSANPDSPHYMDQGEQLYSKRKMKPTWFTKDEMMANKVSEKVLTIP; from the coding sequence ATGAGACTCAAGGTATCGCTCGGATTATGCGCATTTCTTGTGGTGCTGGGATGGCAAGGCTGTGGAAAACCTTCTTCAGAGACACCACCCCCTTCCCAGCCCAGCGCGCCGGTAGCACCGCCAGCGGCTGAGCCCGTTCCTGCTCCAGCACCTGAAGCGCCGAAACCCTCCGCGAAAACCGTCACCATTTACCGCGACACCTGGGGCGTTCCCCATATCTATGCCGATTCCGACGAAGCCGCCGCCTACGGACTCGGTTATGCGCAAGCAGAGGATCGCCTCGCGGATATGTACGCAAACATCCGCATCGCATGCGGCAGTGCCGCGAAGTACTTCGGTAAAGACGCCAAAATGGGCGACCAAGCGATGCAGCTTGTCGATAATGCTGGAATATGCCAGAACTACTGGGATGACGCCCCGTCTGAGCTTACCGCACTGGGCGAAAGCTTCATGGCTGGAGTCAAGGCGTATATCGCGGAAAATCCCGCCCCTGCCCCCGATTGGGCAATTGAGCTGGAAGGATGGCAGTGTGCCGCCGTCGGGCGCGCCATGATCCTGCGGTGGCCAATTGGCAATGTGTTCGGCGACCTCGAGCACAAGAAGAAGAGAACAGGCGCGTCAAACGAATGGTCGGTTTCGCCATCGCGAAGCGCAGATGGAAGCGCGATACTCCTCACCGATCCTCACGTCTCGTGGGAAGGGCTTTCTGTTTTCTACGAGGCGCGCGTACACGGCGCAAAGCTACACATGAACGGGTTCTTCCTCGTCGGTTCCCCGATTATGGCATTTGGCCATACCGAGAGCGTCGGTTGGGCTCCCACAACGGGCGGCCCAGATACAGGCGACGTCTATGAGATCAAAGTCGACCTGTCGAATATGGCAAGCCCAAAATACGAGCTCAACGGGGAATGGCACCCCGCAAAGCTTCGTATGCTGAACATCGAGGTCAAGGGTGAAGCGGCAATACAACAGCCCACGACGGATACGGAATTGGGGCCCGTTATGGATCTCGACGCCGAGGCAGGGATTGCCTATGTGGCGGCATCGCCGTACTTCAAGGAAACAGGAGTCTTCGAGCAATCCTACAAGATGTGTCTCGCGAAGAATTGCGACGAGTTCTATGAAGCGGCTGGCATGCTACAGCTCATGGACCAGAACCTGATGTTTGCCGACAGAGAAGGGAACATTCAGTACGTGCGCAACGGCCGCACGCCGATTCGGCCTTCCGGCTTCGATTGGAACGCCCCGGTGCCTGCCTCCGAAGCCTCCATGTGGAAAGGGATTCATCCTATTGCAGACCTGGTGCAAATCAAGAATCCCACGCAAGGCTACATGCAGAACTGCAACATAAGCCCCGCAAATATGATGAAGGGCAGCACGATGACGCCGGAAAAGTATCCGGATTACATCTATAACGTCACGTGGGATACGCAAAATCGGCGCAGCGAACGAATCACTGCTCTGCTGGACTCCGACGACTCGGTGACAAAAGACGAGGCCATGGAATATGCCCTAAACGTGTACGACGTTCTCGCCAAACCGTGGCAGGCTGCCTTGAAAACCGCCTCCGAAAAAGCCGGCTGGACGCGCATGAGTGACCAGAGCTTTGCAGACGCTGTCAAGGCTATCTTGGATTGGGACGGCCAGTTTGAACCTGATCGAACTGCAACCGTGCTCTACAAGACCTGGCGCATGAAGTGCAACAACAAAATCGATACCGCCGCGATCGCTGACGGCAAACCCTTGTCGGGCACCGACCAGGAGACGATGCTCGCGATACTGGCCGAATCCATCAACGAGGTGCAGAACGCATACGGCTCGGTGCTCGTCCCCTGGGGCGATGTCTATCGCATTGGACGAGGCGGCAAGTTCTATCCCGCTCCCGGAGCCGACTTCGGCGGATCGACCAGCGGCTCCAATATGACCGAGACCCTGTTCGACGTGCGCAGTTCCGCGGATAAAGACAACCCCGGCAAATTCATCGCCGACGACGGTTCTTGCGCCACCATGCTCATGTTCATGCACAAAGACGGCATCGAGTCGTATACGGTGATCCCATGGGGCCAAAGCGCGAATCCAGATTCGCCACACTACATGGACCAGGGAGAACAACTGTATTCGAAGCGCAAGATGAAGCCGACTTGGTTCACGAAAGATGAAATGATGGCCAACAAGGTATCGGAGAAGGTCCTGACGATTCCGTGA
- the ppk1 gene encoding polyphosphate kinase 1: MKAQEQFIKNLFQIREISTLSFNERVLQEAEDARNPLMERLKFLGIFSSNMDEFFKVRVASIQRRIELGEKTMMALLESIADKSRELDERSRAAYAEITKALAAEGVRILTEKDIAKSTDGIAKWLQEFFREHVLPSLVPIIIRDGQPFPQLNDGALYFAVKMWAKKPIYAILEIPSDLPRFVELPNGNIMYIDDVIRHQLNEVFYIFEYERIEAFEFKISRDAQLDIDNDFSEGYARKMERVLQQRKGGRPTRLVYDEEIPPGLLKLLRQELRITVDDALIGGGRYHNMRDLMQFPNHRPEMSFKKLTPVPHPVLDRVRQPMLETIKSRDLLVTYPYQSFDHLIRLLREAAIDPKVDEIKMCIYRAARNSHIVNALINAARNGKKVFVSIELQARFDEKNNLRIAEQLTEVGARITFGMPPMKVHSKLLLIKRNNVLYAGLSTGNFNEVTGKLYVDSLLLTVDKRLAAEVDEVFEVFDGASKMRTMPMPKLKHLMISPFNSRKMFLKLLAREKAKGEDGYVFLKVNHLTDSKILKKMGKAADAGVKMDLIVRTTYAVLPHKNIRAISIVDRFLEHQRCYIFGKGKDRLVYLSSADLMERNLDWRVEAAFPVYDPELQQQVVDVMGLQVADKYKARVLDEFQSNQYVRDGSSTHGSQIETYRYLKKLSAQQ, from the coding sequence ATGAAAGCGCAAGAGCAATTCATTAAGAACCTCTTTCAGATTCGCGAGATCTCCACGCTCTCCTTCAACGAACGCGTATTGCAGGAGGCCGAAGACGCTCGGAACCCGCTCATGGAGCGGCTTAAGTTCCTGGGTATCTTCTCCTCCAACATGGACGAGTTCTTCAAGGTGCGAGTCGCAAGTATTCAGCGCCGAATCGAACTCGGCGAGAAGACCATGATGGCCCTTCTTGAAAGCATCGCGGACAAGTCGCGCGAGCTTGACGAACGATCCCGCGCTGCCTACGCCGAAATCACGAAAGCCCTGGCGGCCGAAGGCGTGCGAATCCTCACCGAGAAAGACATAGCAAAGAGTACAGACGGTATCGCCAAGTGGCTTCAGGAATTTTTCCGGGAACACGTACTGCCCAGCCTTGTGCCAATCATTATTCGCGACGGTCAGCCATTCCCCCAGTTGAATGACGGGGCGCTGTACTTTGCCGTCAAAATGTGGGCAAAGAAGCCTATCTACGCCATCCTTGAGATTCCGTCCGACTTGCCGCGTTTCGTCGAACTCCCCAACGGCAACATCATGTATATCGATGACGTGATTCGTCATCAATTGAATGAAGTCTTCTATATCTTTGAATACGAACGAATCGAAGCGTTTGAATTCAAAATCTCGCGAGACGCGCAGCTAGACATTGACAACGACTTCAGCGAAGGCTATGCGCGCAAGATGGAGCGCGTTCTTCAACAACGAAAAGGCGGCCGCCCGACACGGCTCGTCTATGACGAGGAAATCCCACCGGGATTGCTGAAACTGCTGCGCCAGGAACTTCGCATTACAGTGGACGACGCCCTAATTGGCGGCGGACGTTACCACAATATGCGAGACCTCATGCAGTTCCCCAATCACCGTCCCGAGATGTCGTTTAAGAAGCTCACGCCCGTTCCGCATCCCGTGCTGGACCGCGTACGTCAGCCAATGCTTGAAACCATCAAGAGCCGTGACCTGCTGGTTACGTACCCGTATCAATCGTTCGACCATCTAATTCGTCTATTGCGCGAGGCGGCCATCGACCCCAAAGTCGACGAAATCAAAATGTGCATTTACCGCGCCGCTCGAAACTCCCACATCGTCAATGCGCTCATAAACGCGGCCCGAAACGGTAAGAAAGTATTCGTATCGATCGAGCTTCAAGCGCGGTTCGACGAAAAGAACAACCTTCGAATCGCCGAACAACTCACCGAAGTGGGCGCGCGAATCACGTTCGGCATGCCCCCCATGAAGGTCCATAGCAAGTTGTTGCTCATCAAGCGCAACAACGTCCTTTACGCCGGGCTTTCCACCGGCAACTTCAACGAGGTGACAGGGAAGCTCTACGTCGATAGCCTGCTGCTCACGGTTGACAAGCGGCTTGCCGCCGAAGTTGACGAAGTCTTCGAAGTCTTCGATGGCGCTTCCAAGATGCGCACCATGCCCATGCCCAAGCTCAAGCATCTCATGATCTCGCCGTTCAATTCGCGCAAGATGTTCCTGAAATTACTGGCCCGCGAGAAAGCCAAAGGCGAAGACGGTTATGTCTTTCTCAAGGTCAATCACCTCACCGACAGCAAGATCCTGAAGAAAATGGGCAAAGCGGCCGATGCCGGCGTCAAGATGGACCTCATTGTTCGCACGACCTATGCCGTCCTGCCCCATAAGAATATCCGGGCCATTTCCATTGTGGACCGATTCCTCGAACACCAGCGGTGCTACATCTTCGGCAAAGGCAAGGACCGCCTTGTATACCTCAGTTCTGCTGACTTGATGGAACGCAACCTTGACTGGCGAGTCGAAGCGGCATTCCCGGTATACGATCCGGAATTGCAGCAACAGGTTGTGGATGTCATGGGACTCCAAGTCGCGGACAAGTATAAGGCGCGTGTATTGGACGAGTTTCAGTCGAACCAATACGTGCGCGATGGGTCCAGCACACACGGGTCGCAGATCGAGACCTATCGGTACTTGAAAAAACTCTCCGCGCAGCAATAG